A genomic window from Alkalihalobacillus sp. AL-G includes:
- the gyrB gene encoding DNA topoisomerase (ATP-hydrolyzing) subunit B, producing the protein MSIDQQTENQVYDESQIQVLEGLEAVRKRPGMYIGSTSKRGLHHLVWEIVDNSIDEALAGYCSEIRVTIEKDNSISVQDNGRGIPVGTHEKMGRPAVEVIMTVLHAGGKFGGGGYKVSGGLHGVGASVVNALSSELEVKVHRDGKIHYLKFNRGIPAEDLKVIGETDITGTITHFVPDSEIFTETKEYDFEVLANRLRELAFLNRGLTIIAEDKRGEEHKEQVYHYEGGIKSYVEHINRSKETLHEPIFVEGVRDEISVEIAVQYNDSFASNLYSFANNISTHEGGTHEYGFKTSLTRVINDYARKNNLLKEDGNLSGDDVREGLTAIISIKHPDPQFEGQTKTKLGNAEARTVTESIFGEKFSQFLYENPTTAKQIVEKGSMALRARLAAKKARELTRRKSALEVSALPGKLADCSSKDASISELYIVEGDSAGGSAKQGRDRHFQAILPLRGKIINVEKARLDKILSNNEIRAIITALGTGIGEEFDITKARYHKVIIMTDADTDGAHIRTLLLTFLYRYMRPLIETGYVYIAQPPLYKIQQGKKVTYAYNDKEKDRILSEISKSPKPSLQRYKGLGEMNPTQLWETTMDPEGRTTLQVELQDAIEADEIFEILMGDKVEPRRDFIQTNAQYVKNLDV; encoded by the coding sequence ATGAGTATTGACCAACAAACAGAAAACCAAGTATACGATGAAAGCCAGATACAAGTGCTCGAGGGGTTGGAAGCCGTTCGAAAGCGTCCTGGTATGTATATCGGTTCCACTAGTAAAAGAGGACTTCACCATCTTGTCTGGGAAATCGTCGATAACAGCATTGACGAGGCACTAGCAGGTTATTGTTCGGAAATTCGAGTGACGATTGAAAAAGACAACTCTATCTCGGTACAAGATAATGGCCGTGGTATTCCAGTAGGAACTCATGAGAAAATGGGGCGTCCTGCAGTCGAAGTCATTATGACCGTACTACACGCCGGTGGTAAATTCGGCGGTGGAGGCTACAAAGTATCCGGGGGACTGCACGGGGTTGGTGCATCCGTCGTTAACGCTCTTTCGTCTGAGCTTGAAGTTAAGGTCCATCGTGACGGGAAGATTCACTACCTGAAGTTTAACCGCGGTATTCCTGCTGAAGACTTAAAGGTTATTGGCGAAACGGACATAACGGGTACGATAACGCATTTTGTACCGGATTCTGAAATTTTCACAGAAACGAAAGAATATGATTTTGAAGTATTAGCGAATCGCTTAAGAGAACTCGCCTTTTTAAATCGAGGGCTGACAATCATCGCCGAAGACAAGCGTGGTGAAGAACATAAGGAACAGGTTTACCATTACGAAGGCGGAATCAAATCTTATGTCGAGCACATCAACCGTTCAAAGGAAACATTGCATGAGCCGATTTTTGTTGAGGGCGTGCGTGATGAAATTTCCGTTGAGATTGCAGTCCAGTATAATGACAGCTTTGCTAGTAACCTCTATTCGTTTGCAAACAACATCAGCACCCATGAAGGCGGAACGCATGAATACGGGTTTAAAACTTCGCTGACAAGGGTGATCAACGATTATGCCCGTAAAAATAACCTTCTAAAAGAGGATGGGAATCTTTCAGGGGACGATGTACGCGAAGGATTGACCGCAATCATCTCAATCAAACACCCCGACCCACAATTTGAAGGGCAAACGAAGACGAAGCTTGGGAATGCAGAAGCCCGAACTGTAACCGAATCGATTTTCGGTGAGAAGTTTTCACAGTTTCTATATGAAAACCCTACGACTGCCAAGCAGATCGTTGAAAAAGGAAGCATGGCATTACGTGCACGTCTTGCAGCGAAAAAAGCGCGGGAATTAACGAGACGGAAAAGTGCGTTAGAAGTATCAGCCTTACCAGGAAAGCTTGCAGATTGTTCATCAAAGGATGCGTCCATTTCTGAGCTTTATATCGTTGAGGGGGACTCTGCGGGTGGATCAGCCAAGCAGGGACGTGATCGACACTTCCAAGCGATTCTTCCACTTCGAGGGAAGATCATTAACGTTGAAAAGGCACGACTTGATAAAATTTTATCGAACAATGAAATTCGTGCGATCATCACTGCCCTGGGCACAGGAATCGGTGAAGAGTTTGACATTACGAAGGCACGTTACCATAAAGTCATCATTATGACTGATGCTGATACAGACGGAGCTCATATCCGTACATTGTTGCTTACATTCTTATATCGCTACATGCGTCCGTTAATTGAAACAGGCTATGTGTATATTGCACAGCCGCCGCTTTACAAGATTCAGCAAGGTAAAAAGGTCACGTATGCATATAACGATAAAGAAAAGGATCGTATTTTAAGTGAAATCTCCAAGTCACCAAAGCCTTCGTTACAACGCTATAAGGGTCTTGGGGAAATGAACCCGACTCAGCTTTGGGAGACGACAATGGATCCAGAGGGGCGGACAACTTTACAAGTTGAGCTCCAGGACGCAATTGAAGCCGATGAAATCTTTGAGATATTGATGGGGGATAAAGTTGAGCCCCGTAGAGATTTCATTCAGACAAATGCACAATACGTTAAAAACCTGGATGTATGA
- the remB gene encoding extracellular matrix regulator RemB, which produces MFIHIGENMVVQASNVVAIFDYEIANDSEETKAFLNYHSKINNLVTISPELIKSIVLTTGEVYLSPLSSVTLKRRAKINRNFEQMLNG; this is translated from the coding sequence ATGTTCATCCATATTGGAGAAAACATGGTCGTACAAGCCAGTAATGTGGTAGCGATTTTTGATTATGAAATTGCAAACGACTCTGAAGAAACGAAGGCATTTTTAAATTATCATTCTAAAATTAATAACCTCGTTACGATTAGTCCTGAACTTATTAAGTCGATTGTGTTAACAACCGGTGAGGTGTACTTGTCCCCTTTATCATCAGTTACGTTAAAGCGACGGGCAAAAATCAATAGGAACTTTGAACAAATGCTTAATGGTTAA